The genomic window GAAACGATTGGTGAAAATAATTCAGCATCCATGGCGATTGATGGAGACCCACAAACGTTTTGGCATACAAAGTGGGATAAATCTGATGTTCTCCCCCAATCGATCACCTTAAATCTTGGAGGAACTTACGCAATCGATAAGGTCGCGTATTTACCAAGGCCATCAGGCAGCAACGGAAATATTACAGGATATAACGTTTATGTAAGTACAGATGGAGTGACCTTTACTAAAGTTGCAAGCGGAACTTGGGCAAACAACAATGAGGAGAAATTAGCAACTTTTGATCCGACAGATGCATCATATGTCAAGCTCGAAGCAACGGAGGGTACTGGCGGCTGGGCATCGGCTGCGGAGATTAGCGTCCTTCGTCCTTAAAACAGAAACTGTAAAGAATTAGCTTCTAACTTAAAAGAATTTATTGAACGCTGGACACGGTGAATTAAGGAAAGACCCTTACAAGTGAGGATTGGCACATGGTTAAAGATGCAGATATCAATCATAACGACAAGATTAATTTTGCAGATTTAGTTTGGATCGCCAATAAGATTTTGCAATAGCACCAGATAATAAGGAGAGAAAAGTAAATCTTTTCTCTCCACTTTCTATGAAATGAGGTCCCATTATGATTCGACGTTCATTCCTGTCTTTGTTTATCATCTTATTATTTTTGGGGACTGCCACAACTTCGTTTGCGCATTCCGGAGGCTTCGGTTACTCGACCTTAAACGTTGATGGAAAAGAGATAAAGTATGAACTTTTTATTGATCAAAGCGACTTGTTTCAACAAGTCGATACCAATATGGATAATAATCTGGAGAACGAGGAACTGGCTTCGCAAAAAGAATGGATTGAATCGTATTTAAAGAAAGGTCTTCGTATAGAAACGGACTCGCTGCCCTTAAAGATGGAATTGCTTTCGATGAAAATTGAAGAAAAGAATTCAATGAGAGGGGTACTGTTTCAATTACGGTTTACCGCCGATCAAGTGATTGAACAATTTGATCTTCATTACAATCTGGTATTTGAGGACGCTGACCCTGCTCATACGAATATACTTTTGGTTAATTCAGGAAAACAATCTTATCAGGATATAATTGAAACAAACAAAAGAGACATTCATATCATCGTTCCCCAGTCCGAAGTTGGCGTCGCACTATGGAAATACTTTGTTCTTGGAATCGAACATATTTTGATAGGTTATGATCATTTGCTTTTTTTGTTATCTTTGGTACTGATCGTATCTAGCTTCAAGGAAGCGTTGAAGATTGTTACTGCTTTTACAATTACCCATAGCATAACACTATTCTTGGTGGCCACCGACCGTATTCAGGTCAGTTCGCATTGGATCGAAGCTTTTATAGCGCTGACCATCTGTTATGTGGCGGTTGAAAATCTGTTTGTTCAAAAGGGGAAATGGAGGTGGATATTGACAGCCGTATTTGGCCTGATTCACGGTATGGGTTTCGCCGGGGCTTTGGCTGAAACGGGACTTCCAAAGAGCAATCTGATTGGCACACTCCTTTCGTTTAATTTAGGCGTGGAAACGGGTCAGTTCATGGTACTGTGTCTATTACTGCCTCTCTTGATTTGGCTGCGAAGGTTCCTATGGTATCGTAAAATGATGATCTCCGCGTCTTGCCTTATTTTTGTTTTAGCATTTTATTGGTTGATTCAACGCCTGCAGTAAACCATAGCCCAAAACATGAAAAGATTGCCAACCATATGGCCGGGAAGGCTCGAGAAGTGAAATCTTTTTATTTTGTCTATGTGGTTACCCTACAAATTGAGCCATTCCTATAAGGGGATGCGTAATGCAAGTTTATTAGTAGAAGGCGACGAAGTTTCCGGAATGGTTGAAGCGAAAAGCTTGACGGCGATATAACAATCATGATCAACTCAGTGAAAATTAAAGGAGATTTGGATTAGCTTCATAAGCTAGCAATTTAAGGAAATTGACACTCTATGTTTCTATCGAGTATTTTTTGCACCAGAACCATATTTTCTTATCTGGTTAACCTTATAATACGATCGGGCGCGATCGTGGGTGCGAAATGTTCCTGGCTTAAATGAAATGTGGTCACACGATTTCGGTAAAGGTCGGGTAGTTTTAGATTGCTAAAACTGAAGGGTTATGTTGAGGAGTCGAATGAGGAGGTAACGCTCTGAAAGGCTCCCCCTGCGTCGAATAGCACGCTGTTTAGTAAGGAAAAGCGTGTTATAAGCTCGGCTAATAGGCGTGAGAATTTACCGTAACAGTCCGGCTGACGGAAGCCTACCCGATGGGGTGGTGTAAATCATGGTGCTTGGGTTGAACAGATATGGTGAGAATGCAATGTAAATACAATAAGATACTGTATTGCTGACGAACTTCTAAATGTACGGGTCTAGACGCGCATTATATAGAAATGTATTTACTACTAAATGTAGGGTTAGCTATGGATGAGTAAGAATCCACAATATAAAAATCCATCTTGTGTTATAGGCACATGCAACGCTAACAGGCTCATAGGAAGCACCTAAGTTTGTTCTATAATAGATGTAACTCAACGTTGTAAGCTGATAACGTGGAGAGCTTACTCTCGTTGAAGCGTTGGAAAGGAAAATAGTCGTGAGAATAGCGACTATATAACTTTTCTTCATATCAGTGAAAGTGGTGGCACAGTACCGTCGAAGCGTGTAATGAACGTGGAGGGGTAGCCACTAGACTAATAAAAGATTCATTCAGCCATGCAAGACAGTTCTTAAACGATTAATAAGGTTCTTGTAAGACTAATAGAGGTTCAGCTCCGAAAGGAGCCACCGACTTGTTAAAACGAAAAAAGCTGAGGCACAATGAGTATAATGATATGCAATCTTATTTTGATTCTTTATATGCTCAAAGTGCTAATGGTCAAAATTTTTATGGATTACTAGATTTAATACAATCTGATGAAAATATTCGATTAGCTTATCGGAATATTAAACGAAATTTCTAATACAGATAATCGCTTTATATCTTCAATCGTCAATCCATCATATCCAGCCGTTTTACTGCTTTGAGAGATCAAGAGAAAATACAAATGCTTTTAAACTCACTCAAGTTAAATGAAAAGCAACTTACAGAAGTTAATAAATTGCGTGAGCAATGTCTGAACGAAGCAACCTGATTCTACATTTCATCTTGCATATACATAAAAATATTGAATGAGTTGGATTAGTTGGAACGCCGTATGCTGGGAAACTCGCCTGTACGGTGTGAAGTGGGGGAAAAGCTGGCGACAACTTCAAAAGCTTACCTATCACTATAAGAAAATTAATATTTTTAAACGACTGTATTGCTGAGGCATCCTATAAAAAATTTAACAACTTTAGTTTACTCCCATCCAAACCAGGACGGGGGTATGCGTGTTAGAAGTATTAAACTTAAACAACTTATTGTAATCTTGACATTTCCTTATTGCGGGTGGTGACAGCTTCGTTGGTACTACCCCATCGCTATCAAGCTAACAAAATAAAATACCCCTAAAATGAAAAAATACGCTATTCTTTCTGTAGAATCATAGGAAAGGATGGCGTTTTTGTATGTCTATTTCTGTATCTGATGAATTACAACTATTTGCTCGAGAAATTCAAGGCTTCTTATCCCCAAATTTCTTACGAGATCTTGCTAAAAATGTTGGTTTTGTCCAGCGAACTAGTAAATACCAAGCCAAAGATTTAGTTGCTTTATGTGTATGGATGAGCCAAAATGTTGCTACTACTTCTTTAACTCAGCTATCTAGCTGTTTAGAAGCATCAACAGAAGTACTCATCAGTCCTGAGGGACTGAATCAACTATTTAATAAAGCGGCCGTCCAATTTTTGCAACATATATTAGCTGAACTACTAAACCAAAAATTGGCCTCATCTATACCGATTTCTTCTCCATATACTTCTGTTTTCAAGCGTATTCGTATTTTAGATTCAACTGCATTTCAACTCCCAGATCCCTTTTCATTCGTTTATCCAGGCGCAGGAGGATGCAGCCATACAGCAAAGACACCCAAGAATTATCAAAGATTCTCCTTCGTCTGTTTAACCTCCTACAGTGTAATGGACGAAAATCTCATCGATACGAGAAAAAAACAGTCTTTGATATATTAGGTGTCGTTTACAATTTTACCATATCTGAAGATCTAGCTGCTTAATTAAAAAAAGACAAAACCCATTAGAGTTTATTTCGTATGCGAATTTTTAAATAATCTACACTGATCCCCTATAAAAAGTAAAAAAACTCTCCTGAAAATTTCCTAATGCAGTCTTAGCTTGATAGCGATGTGGTACTACCCCTAATCGGGGGATTAGCATCCTCATTCGTCCATTTATCAACTACATTAAAGGTTCCGAATGGCAAAGATACTATTGAATTACAAAAATCTTAGACGGCTTCTTCCCAGGGTTCCTATCCCTTCTTGCAGTCCTATTTTGCTGGTATTTAATTTCTAAGAAAATGTATAGTGGGAAAAAAAGTTCTGCTCATATTAGTAGCTATTACAATTGTGGGTGTTCTATTAAATGTGTTTTAAGCAATTTTAGATCAGGATGATATTCAGGCCTGACAGGGTAAGTTTGTCATTTTGAATATTCGTTAAATCCTGTCTACACAGGATTTAAATTTTGAATTGTATGATTATAACAATATATCAATCTTACAAAAAATTTACGTTTGTTTTACACTCTATTAAAATTTATAACTTACTATTAAGCAGTTAAGCAAATTTGATTCTGGAGAAGGGGAATCTTGCAGCAAGAGTTGTATAGGATCAATGCTTACGAATTTAGCTCAAAAACTTTACGACGAGGGAGGGACAACAAGATTCGACATTAACGGAGGCCCGCTGTCAAAACGCGAATATTTCCAGCTAAGCGATCAAGTAATATAAAATCCTGATTTTCAATCCCTCTAAGGGACCCCTTAACGGGCTAAGCAAAATGACAAACGGCCATTTCAGATTGAGTATTACAAAGAATAACAGGAGGTTTAATTATGCTATTTCTTAAAAGGCTAAAAAAGCCATTTCTATCACTCATGCTGGTGAATGTAGCCCTGACGGGTGTAGTAGGCAGTACTTCGGCAGAAAGCTCTGCAGCAGTGACAGAAAACACTACGGAAGAACCTATCTTCAGCTTCATGTCAATGTCGGACACGCATAGCGATACGGTTAAAACGGCTAAAGCTGTAACGGATGCTAAAAATAATAATGCC from Bacillus sp. F19 includes these protein-coding regions:
- a CDS encoding HupE/UreJ family protein → MIRRSFLSLFIILLFLGTATTSFAHSGGFGYSTLNVDGKEIKYELFIDQSDLFQQVDTNMDNNLENEELASQKEWIESYLKKGLRIETDSLPLKMELLSMKIEEKNSMRGVLFQLRFTADQVIEQFDLHYNLVFEDADPAHTNILLVNSGKQSYQDIIETNKRDIHIIVPQSEVGVALWKYFVLGIEHILIGYDHLLFLLSLVLIVSSFKEALKIVTAFTITHSITLFLVATDRIQVSSHWIEAFIALTICYVAVENLFVQKGKWRWILTAVFGLIHGMGFAGALAETGLPKSNLIGTLLSFNLGVETGQFMVLCLLLPLLIWLRRFLWYRKMMISASCLIFVLAFYWLIQRLQ